A DNA window from Cobetia marina contains the following coding sequences:
- a CDS encoding DMT family transporter yields MPGPAAPPANQPQALMSIHLGIALLGGTALFSKGLPLSALDITTWRSLLAGLFLLWIARLKWQVSLRLSGRDWALVGVAAALMAAHWVSYFHAMQVSSVATGMLALFTYPIFIVLLEPWVEGTRLKAGDLAAAGLVCIGVWLLVPGGDSSAQGDSLAGVLWGVFSGLLFAARNLLVRYRLSHLNPVLSMSLQALGVVVLTLPFASGEIMDASPGTGIAMLVLAVVFTATPHALMTFALGGLRAKTVGMIGCLQPVYGVLLAWLILGEAPTWMTLVGGSFIVAAAALETLRRN; encoded by the coding sequence ATGCCCGGTCCTGCCGCTCCCCCTGCCAACCAGCCCCAGGCGCTCATGTCGATTCATCTCGGCATCGCGCTGCTCGGCGGCACGGCGCTGTTCTCGAAGGGCCTGCCACTCTCGGCGCTCGACATCACCACCTGGCGCAGCCTGCTGGCCGGCCTGTTCCTTCTGTGGATCGCACGGCTGAAGTGGCAGGTCTCGCTGCGCCTGAGCGGCCGCGACTGGGCGCTGGTGGGCGTGGCCGCGGCGTTGATGGCCGCTCACTGGGTCAGCTACTTCCACGCGATGCAGGTCTCGTCCGTGGCCACCGGCATGCTGGCACTGTTCACCTATCCCATCTTCATCGTGCTGCTGGAACCCTGGGTGGAGGGCACGCGCCTGAAAGCCGGGGATCTGGCGGCGGCAGGGCTGGTGTGCATCGGCGTCTGGCTGCTGGTTCCCGGCGGCGACAGCAGCGCGCAGGGCGATAGCCTGGCGGGAGTGTTGTGGGGCGTGTTCTCGGGCCTGCTGTTCGCGGCGCGCAATCTGCTGGTGCGCTACCGTCTCAGCCACCTCAACCCGGTGCTGTCGATGAGCCTGCAGGCGCTGGGCGTGGTGGTGCTGACATTGCCGTTCGCCTCCGGCGAGATCATGGACGCAAGCCCGGGAACAGGCATCGCCATGCTGGTACTGGCCGTCGTGTTCACGGCCACCCCCCATGCCCTGATGACCTTCGCCCTGGGCGGCCTCAGGGCCAAGACCGTCGGCATGATCGGCTGTCTGCAGCCGGTGTATGGGGTGCTGCTTGCCTGGTTGATTCTCGGCGAGGCCCCCACCTGGATGACGCTGGTGGGCGGCAGTTTCATCGTGGCGGCGGCGGCACTGGAGACCCTGCGACGCAATTGA
- a CDS encoding LysE family translocator has translation MLNWSLLSVFVPTFFLVSLTPGMCMTLAMTLGMTQGVRRTLWMMVGELLGVGLVAVSAVIGVATIMLRYPLVFSAFKLAGGAYLVWLGIQMWRSRGRLALGAVGEASAAPRASRRTLAAQGFVTAIANPKGWAFFIALLPPFLDASLPMTPQLVALVGIILTLEFSCLMLYAGGGSGLARWLGRGSRVRLMNRVAGTLMVGVGIWLATG, from the coding sequence ATGCTGAATTGGTCATTGTTGTCGGTGTTCGTGCCGACCTTCTTTCTGGTGTCGCTGACACCGGGCATGTGCATGACGCTGGCCATGACCCTGGGGATGACGCAAGGGGTGCGCCGCACCCTGTGGATGATGGTGGGCGAGCTGCTGGGGGTCGGGCTGGTGGCGGTCTCGGCCGTGATCGGGGTCGCGACCATCATGCTGCGCTATCCGCTGGTGTTCTCGGCCTTCAAGCTGGCTGGGGGCGCCTATCTGGTGTGGCTCGGCATCCAGATGTGGCGCTCGCGGGGGCGCCTGGCGCTGGGGGCCGTGGGCGAGGCCAGTGCTGCACCACGCGCCTCGCGGCGGACATTGGCGGCACAGGGCTTCGTCACCGCCATCGCCAATCCCAAGGGCTGGGCGTTCTTCATCGCGCTGCTGCCACCGTTTCTGGACGCGAGCCTGCCGATGACGCCACAGCTGGTGGCGCTGGTGGGCATCATTCTCACGCTCGAATTCAGCTGTCTGATGCTGTATGCCGGTGGCGGCAGTGGACTGGCGCGCTGGCTCGGTCGTGGTTCGCGCGTGCGGCTCATGAACCGGGTCGCGGGGACCCTGATGGTCGGCGTGGGCATCTGGCTCGCCACCGGCTGA
- a CDS encoding flavin prenyltransferase UbiX — protein sequence MSQQAKAPEGEFKSAVTVALTGASGAQYGLRLIECLVAAGHEVMVMVSKAAHMVIATETDEELPARPVRLTEVLTQRYAARPGQIRCFGREDWMAPVASGSGAPSAMVVCPCSTGSLSSIATGASNNLIERAADVALKERRTLILVPRETPFSAIHLEHMLSLTRMGAVILPAAPGFYHRPQTLDDMIDFIVARILNQLGIAHALMPRWGEGHVSGD from the coding sequence ATGAGCCAGCAAGCGAAAGCCCCCGAAGGGGAGTTCAAGTCAGCGGTCACCGTCGCGCTGACCGGGGCCTCGGGTGCCCAGTATGGCCTGCGGCTGATCGAATGCCTGGTCGCGGCGGGTCATGAGGTGATGGTGATGGTCTCCAAGGCCGCCCACATGGTGATCGCCACCGAGACCGATGAAGAACTGCCGGCGCGCCCGGTTCGCCTCACCGAGGTGCTCACCCAGCGCTACGCCGCCAGGCCCGGTCAGATTCGCTGCTTCGGCCGCGAGGACTGGATGGCGCCCGTGGCGTCCGGCTCCGGCGCGCCGAGTGCCATGGTGGTATGTCCATGTTCCACCGGCTCGCTCTCGTCCATCGCGACCGGCGCCAGCAACAATCTGATCGAACGCGCCGCCGACGTCGCCCTCAAGGAGCGTCGCACGCTGATTCTGGTGCCGCGCGAGACGCCGTTCTCGGCGATCCATCTCGAACACATGCTGAGCCTGACGCGCATGGGGGCCGTCATCCTGCCCGCCGCCCCCGGCTTCTATCACCGCCCGCAGACACTCGATGACATGATCGACTTCATCGTCGCGCGCATTCTCAATCAGCTGGGAATCGCGCATGCGCTGATGCCGCGCTGGGGCGAAGGGCATGTCAGTGGTGACTAG
- the mpl gene encoding UDP-N-acetylmuramate:L-alanyl-gamma-D-glutamyl-meso-diaminopimelate ligase, translating to MHLHVIGICGTFMGSLALLARARGHRVTGSDANVYPPMSTQLAEAGITLMEGYAADNLEPAPELTVVGNAVSRGNPEVEALLERGLAYTSGPQWLCDEVLTGRPVIAIAGTHGKTTTATMTAWILECAGLTPGYLIGGVPPQLGDSARIGDPQAPFVVEADEYDTAFFDKRSKFVHYRPRIAVLNNLEFDHADIFPDLAAIERQFHHLVRTVPAGGKLVVAADAVAGAEALERVLDQGCWTPVTRFGDEGGIENAGGDWRYRLISADGSHFALAAPAAVSGEADRFVECQWAMRGRHNVANACAAVAAAVECGVSVEAALQALARFAPPRRRQELRGEVAGVKVIDDFAHHPTAIATTLEGLAPGVAAEGQGGRLWAVIEPRSNTMKLGTMKARLPAAVTAADRVSWFAGPTLGWSLDETVSECRALGVEADVEQDLDALIAKIANDSRAGDWVVVMSNGGFGGIHERLLSALAAREGEA from the coding sequence ATGCACCTTCACGTCATCGGTATTTGCGGTACCTTCATGGGCTCTCTGGCACTGCTTGCGCGTGCGCGCGGCCATCGCGTCACCGGCAGCGATGCCAATGTCTATCCGCCCATGAGCACACAGCTGGCCGAGGCCGGTATCACCCTGATGGAAGGGTATGCCGCCGACAATCTCGAGCCCGCGCCAGAGCTCACGGTGGTCGGCAATGCCGTCTCGCGCGGCAATCCTGAAGTCGAGGCGCTGCTCGAGCGCGGCCTGGCCTACACCTCCGGCCCGCAATGGCTGTGTGACGAGGTGCTGACGGGACGACCGGTGATCGCCATCGCCGGCACCCACGGCAAGACCACCACCGCGACCATGACCGCCTGGATTCTCGAATGCGCGGGCCTCACGCCGGGCTATCTGATCGGGGGCGTGCCGCCGCAGCTGGGCGATTCCGCGCGTATCGGCGACCCGCAGGCACCCTTCGTGGTCGAGGCCGATGAGTACGACACGGCCTTCTTCGACAAGCGCTCCAAGTTCGTGCATTACCGTCCGCGCATCGCCGTGCTCAACAATCTCGAATTCGACCACGCCGACATCTTCCCGGATCTCGCGGCCATTGAACGGCAGTTCCATCACCTGGTGCGTACCGTGCCGGCTGGCGGCAAGCTGGTGGTCGCGGCGGACGCCGTCGCCGGTGCCGAGGCGCTGGAGCGCGTGCTGGATCAAGGCTGCTGGACGCCGGTGACACGCTTCGGCGATGAAGGTGGCATCGAGAACGCCGGTGGCGACTGGCGCTATCGTCTGATCAGTGCCGATGGCAGCCACTTCGCGCTGGCGGCGCCGGCCGCCGTGTCCGGCGAGGCGGACCGCTTCGTCGAGTGCCAGTGGGCGATGCGCGGACGCCACAACGTGGCCAATGCCTGTGCCGCGGTGGCCGCTGCCGTCGAGTGCGGCGTGAGTGTCGAGGCGGCGCTGCAGGCGCTCGCGCGCTTCGCGCCGCCCAGGCGCCGCCAGGAGCTGCGCGGTGAGGTGGCCGGCGTCAAGGTCATCGATGACTTCGCGCACCACCCGACCGCCATCGCCACCACGCTTGAGGGCCTGGCGCCGGGCGTGGCAGCCGAAGGGCAGGGCGGTCGTCTGTGGGCGGTGATCGAGCCGCGTTCCAACACCATGAAGCTTGGCACCATGAAGGCGCGCCTGCCGGCAGCGGTCACCGCAGCGGATCGGGTCAGCTGGTTCGCGGGCCCGACACTGGGCTGGTCACTGGACGAGACGGTCAGCGAGTGTCGTGCCCTCGGCGTTGAAGCCGATGTCGAGCAGGACCTCGACGCCCTGATCGCCAAGATCGCCAATGACTCCCGCGCCGGCGACTGGGTGGTGGTGATGTCCAATGGTGGCTTCGGCGGTATCCACGAACGTCTGTTGAGTGCACTGGCAGCACGGGAAGGTGAGGCATGA
- a CDS encoding 6-phosphofructokinase gives MPQHNAFYAQSGGVTAVINASACGVIEAVREHGDQIGKLYAGHNGIIGALTEDLIDVSQESDENIAALRHTPGGAFGSCRYKLKSIEDHRTQYERLIEVFKAHDIRYFFYNGGGDSADTCLKVSQLAETMGYPIQAIHVPKTVDNDLPITDNSPGFGSVAKYIATSTREAGLDIASMCATSTKVFILEVMGRHAGWIAAAGALAGEDATQPPHIVVFPEVAFHRKDFMARVDQCVKDHGYCVVVVSEGARYEDGTFLADAGNTDAFGHRQLGGVAPTLAGMVKQDLGYKYHWAVADYLQRAARHIASKTDVEQAYATGRAAVEMALAGKNAVMPAIRRLGDGADYAWDIIEAPLEQIANHEKFMPLEFISEDGFYITDACRQYLSPLIQGEDFPPFVNGLPAVARLTLAKVEKKLTPFSI, from the coding sequence ATGCCCCAGCACAATGCCTTCTACGCCCAGTCCGGTGGCGTTACCGCCGTCATCAATGCCAGCGCCTGTGGCGTGATCGAAGCCGTGCGTGAACACGGCGACCAGATCGGCAAGCTCTACGCCGGTCACAACGGCATCATCGGCGCCCTGACCGAAGATCTGATCGATGTCAGCCAGGAAAGCGACGAGAACATCGCCGCCTTGCGCCACACCCCGGGCGGTGCCTTCGGCTCCTGCCGTTACAAGCTCAAGAGCATCGAGGATCACCGTACCCAGTACGAGCGTCTGATCGAGGTGTTCAAGGCCCACGATATCCGCTACTTCTTCTACAACGGTGGCGGCGACAGCGCCGATACCTGCCTGAAGGTCTCCCAGCTGGCCGAGACCATGGGCTACCCGATCCAGGCCATCCACGTGCCCAAGACCGTGGACAACGACCTGCCGATCACCGACAACTCGCCGGGCTTCGGCAGCGTGGCCAAGTACATCGCCACCTCCACCCGCGAGGCCGGCCTCGACATCGCCTCCATGTGCGCCACTTCCACCAAGGTGTTCATCCTTGAGGTCATGGGACGTCACGCTGGCTGGATCGCCGCCGCCGGTGCCCTGGCTGGCGAAGATGCCACCCAGCCGCCGCACATCGTGGTCTTCCCGGAAGTCGCCTTCCACCGCAAGGACTTCATGGCGCGTGTCGACCAGTGCGTCAAGGACCACGGCTACTGCGTGGTGGTGGTCTCCGAGGGTGCCCGCTATGAAGACGGCACCTTCCTGGCCGATGCCGGCAACACCGATGCCTTCGGCCACCGTCAGCTGGGCGGCGTGGCGCCGACGCTGGCCGGCATGGTCAAGCAGGATCTCGGCTACAAGTATCACTGGGCCGTGGCCGATTATCTGCAGCGCGCGGCACGCCACATCGCCTCGAAGACCGACGTCGAGCAGGCGTACGCCACGGGTCGTGCTGCCGTGGAAATGGCCCTGGCCGGCAAGAACGCCGTGATGCCGGCGATCCGTCGCCTCGGCGATGGCGCTGACTACGCCTGGGACATCATCGAGGCACCGCTGGAGCAGATCGCCAACCATGAGAAGTTCATGCCGCTGGAGTTCATCAGCGAAGACGGCTTCTACATCACTGACGCCTGCCGCCAGTACCTGTCACCGCTGATCCAGGGCGAGGACTTCCCGCCCTTCGTCAATGGTCTGCCGGCGGTCGCCCGCCTCACGCTGGCCAAGGTCGAGAAGAAGCTCACGCCGTTCTCGATCTGA
- a CDS encoding bifunctional protein-serine/threonine kinase/phosphatase, which yields MADAELSLSYGQAFVAPDRKRHRSSMSLEIPVERGPLATKGGCALIADTTSKNAIAKQAGDLAVRGFLADYFATPDNWSVKYSATRVLRALNSWCYSQSRFVRGGSYVTSISAVIFRGQSAHLFHAGDTVVFRLRGGEFEQISRDHVTDLGGYRYPSRALGMDVSLDIDYIELPLKQGDIFLLTTQAVRGTLLPSDFVSLIRDDVSDLDAASERLAHAAADRADERGYTADQFCFQLVRIDRLASASEDTPGRIYGDLPVPRELEPGDRIDGLEVLEVMSRSARVRVYKVRDLKSRRVMVMKAPSPELSLKNAYLEHFLLQQWVVDRVNSPFVVKVVEPSRPRDHLYYLLEHLEAQTLTDWARQHPQANLEQRLDIARQLGKAVHALNRREVLHQLIHPDNVMIDRHGKVVLVDFGACHLREGDGHESAGPLVRQVGLTEHSAPEYALGAEVSRRSDQYGLASVIYWLLTGMQPYAQSMDQLRTQTDLELLEYQPARMRNPQVPQMLDDALRRALDPQRTLRFRRLSELLYALRLPQQDPGKAITPSEAMREPANFWQGVAGILLLLLVLSWLLK from the coding sequence TTGGCGGATGCAGAGCTTTCACTCAGTTATGGTCAGGCCTTCGTGGCACCGGACCGCAAGCGCCACCGCAGCTCGATGTCGCTGGAAATTCCTGTCGAGCGTGGCCCGCTGGCGACCAAGGGCGGCTGTGCGTTGATCGCGGATACCACCAGCAAGAACGCCATCGCCAAGCAGGCGGGCGATCTGGCCGTGCGTGGCTTTCTGGCCGACTACTTCGCCACGCCCGACAACTGGAGTGTCAAGTATTCCGCGACTCGTGTGCTGCGAGCGCTGAACAGCTGGTGCTACAGCCAGAGTCGCTTCGTGCGTGGCGGCAGTTACGTCACCTCGATTTCCGCGGTCATCTTCCGTGGCCAGTCGGCGCATCTGTTCCATGCCGGCGATACCGTGGTGTTCCGTCTGCGTGGTGGCGAGTTCGAACAGATCTCGCGTGATCATGTCACGGACCTGGGCGGTTATCGCTATCCCTCACGGGCTCTGGGCATGGATGTCAGTCTCGACATCGATTACATCGAATTGCCGCTCAAGCAGGGCGACATCTTCCTGCTGACCACCCAGGCGGTGCGCGGCACCTTGCTGCCCTCGGACTTCGTGTCACTGATTCGTGACGATGTCTCGGATCTGGACGCCGCCAGCGAGCGTCTCGCGCATGCCGCGGCGGACCGTGCCGACGAACGTGGCTATACCGCGGATCAGTTCTGCTTCCAGCTGGTGCGTATCGATCGCCTGGCCAGTGCCAGCGAGGACACGCCGGGGCGCATCTATGGGGATCTGCCGGTGCCGCGCGAGCTGGAGCCGGGGGATCGCATCGATGGGCTGGAAGTGCTGGAGGTGATGTCACGCAGTGCGCGGGTGCGCGTCTACAAGGTCCGCGATCTCAAGAGCCGGCGCGTGATGGTGATGAAGGCGCCGAGTCCGGAACTCTCGCTCAAGAACGCCTATCTCGAGCACTTCCTGCTCCAGCAGTGGGTGGTGGATCGCGTCAACTCGCCCTTCGTCGTCAAGGTGGTGGAACCCTCGCGCCCGCGGGATCACCTCTACTATCTGCTCGAGCATCTGGAGGCGCAGACGCTGACCGACTGGGCGCGCCAGCATCCCCAGGCCAATCTCGAGCAGCGCCTGGATATCGCCCGCCAGCTGGGCAAGGCGGTCCACGCACTCAATCGGCGTGAAGTGCTGCATCAGTTGATCCACCCCGACAACGTGATGATCGACCGTCACGGCAAGGTAGTGCTGGTGGACTTCGGGGCCTGTCATCTGCGCGAAGGGGATGGGCACGAGAGTGCCGGTCCCCTGGTGCGCCAGGTCGGGCTGACCGAGCACAGTGCGCCGGAATATGCGCTGGGGGCCGAGGTCAGTCGCCGCAGCGATCAGTACGGGCTGGCGTCGGTGATCTACTGGCTGCTGACCGGCATGCAGCCCTACGCTCAGTCGATGGATCAGCTGCGCACCCAGACGGACCTCGAGCTGCTGGAGTATCAGCCGGCACGCATGCGCAACCCGCAGGTTCCCCAGATGCTGGACGATGCCCTGAGGCGTGCGCTGGACCCTCAGCGCACCTTGCGCTTCCGACGTCTGTCGGAGCTGCTCTATGCACTGCGCCTGCCACAGCAGGACCCCGGCAAGGCCATCACGCCATCCGAGGCCATGCGCGAACCAGCCAATTTCTGGCAGGGCGTCGCCGGCATCCTGCTGTTGCTGCTGGTGCTGTCCTGGTTGCTCAAATAG
- the ppa gene encoding inorganic diphosphatase has product MSFDKIPAGKELPNDVYVAIEIPANHAPIKYEIDKDIDALMVDRFMATPMFYPANYGYIPNTLADDGDALDALVVTPYPVAPGSVIRARPVGVLNMSDEAGEDAKLVCVPHQKLTSLYDDVQEVTDLPELLRQQIAHFFENYKDLEKGKWVKIDSWDGADAARAAIEKAAAAYQKD; this is encoded by the coding sequence ATGAGTTTCGACAAGATCCCCGCTGGCAAGGAATTGCCGAACGACGTCTACGTAGCGATCGAGATTCCGGCCAATCACGCGCCGATCAAGTACGAGATCGACAAGGACATCGATGCACTCATGGTGGATCGTTTCATGGCCACTCCGATGTTCTACCCGGCCAACTACGGTTACATCCCGAACACCCTGGCTGACGATGGCGATGCCCTCGACGCGCTGGTCGTGACTCCGTATCCGGTCGCGCCGGGCAGCGTCATCCGTGCGCGTCCGGTCGGCGTGCTCAACATGAGCGACGAAGCTGGCGAAGACGCCAAGCTGGTCTGCGTGCCGCACCAGAAGCTGACCTCCCTGTACGACGACGTCCAGGAAGTCACTGATCTGCCGGAACTGCTGCGTCAGCAGATCGCGCACTTCTTCGAGAACTACAAGGATCTCGAGAAGGGCAAGTGGGTCAAGATCGATTCCTGGGACGGCGCTGATGCCGCGCGTGCCGCGATCGAGAAGGCAGCAGCTGCCTACCAGAAGGACTGA